From the genome of Candidatus Defluviilinea proxima:
AGAGCAGTGAATTGAATCGAGATGTTTTTCTCATTCTCACGGATAACATTCGCACTGGTTGAACTGCGTCCTTCCACAGCGTCCACGCCGGGGACTTCGCGTGCAATGCGCACAGAGTCGTCGGTCAACGGGCCGGCGTAGATCTGAGCTTCTGATGGGTGTGCAGAAAGATAGTCGGTATCCATGCTCTCGGTCATGTACAAGCCAGTGTTGCTGTTGAGCCCCACTGCAAAAACACCGACCGCGATCATCATGATGGTCAGGAACGTGCGACTTTTATTCTCCCAAAAGTCCGCCCAGATTTTCTTCCAACGGCTGGTCATAAGATCCCCTCTCGTCGTTTGACGTTTTCATCTTCGCGCCGGTCTGCGAACTGATGCAACGTTTCGCGCGTGACGTCGGATTGCTTCAGCAATTCTTCAAGCTTGTCGTAGCTGATAGCCAGCACTTCCACAGGTCCCGCCTCCGAGGCGCGGATCGAGGCACGATGTTTCTTCTCGTGGAAGAATTCCATTTCGCCGAAATATTTTCCAGGTCCGAGTTGAAGCGCGATCACGTCCGATTGATCTTTGCGCGGAAGAATAACCTCTACCGTCCCCTTGGTCACAATGTAGAATGCATCTGCATGTGTGCCTTCAGCAAGGATCATGGATCCCGCTTCGTATTGTTGAGCCTTTGCTGTGCGTGTTGCTTCCAGTAATTGTTCTCGCGAAAGCGTGGACATGGCTTTTGCCACATATTCATTGACGATCTCGCCATCGGCGATCAAGGCGGTACGTTCGGTGCGTTTGGCAAGACCGCTATCGTGTGTAACCACAATGATGGTCTTTCCTTGTGAAACAAGATTTTTGAACAATTCAAAAACACTATCTGCGGTTTTTGAATCAAGGTTACCTGTTGGTTCGTCTGCGATAATCACGGGCGGATCGTTTGCCAGCGCGCGCGCAATTGCCACGCGTTGTTGTTGTCCGCCGGAGAGGGCGGTGGGGAGTTTGTAAGCATGGTCTCCCAGTTCCACCATCTCAAGCAGAGACAAGGCGCGTTTTTCACGTTCGCGCATGGGGTAGGTGCGGCAGAAATCCATCGGCAACATGATGTTCTCGATGACCGAGATGGTTGGCAGAAGTTGGAAGAATTGAAAGACGATGCCCAGATTCTTCCCGCGCCAACGTGCCATACGGTTCTCGTTCAATTCATGGACTGCGGTGCCGTTCACATAGACTTCTCCCGTTGTGGGGTGGTCGATGCCGGTGATCATATTGAGCAATGTGGATTTGCCACTGCCCGATTTGCCGATCACGCTGACGAACTCGCCCGCATTGATCTGGAGATCTACACTTTTGAGTGCATGATAATCACCGATGGCGGTCTTGTAATATTTATGAACGTCACGCAGGTCGATCATGGGATGATTGCCGTTGCTGTTGCCGTTTCCGTTCGTGGGTTTTGAAAAAATGGACATCTGACCTCGCTTAAAACATCCCGAAGGTTGGGTTGACTAAACCCTATAAAGAACCTTCGGGACGATGTATAAAATTAATTTTCGAACTTGACAGCGGCAGTCATACCCCAACGCATGGCAGGGTTTGTGTCTGTCAACAAGACTGTGACCTTGTAGACAATGTCGCCTTGATTCTGTGAATAGTTCTGGCCGATGGAAAGGATCTTGCCCTTCATCGCCACATCAGGAAGGGCATCGAGAGTTACGCTGACGCTCTGGCCTTCCTTCAGTTTGACCACGTCGATCTCGGTTACGTCAGTAGTGATGGCAAGCCAGTTCGTTGTATCTGCGATCACAACAGCGATCTGTCCGGCGCTGATCGTGCTTCCCAGTTTGGCATTGATTTCAGCGACTACACCATCAAATGGGGCGTTGACTGTGAAAGCGGCCAATGAAGCTTTTGCGGCGTTCAAGCGTGCGTCCAAAACGGGCAGTTGCTCAGCATTCGGTCCATCTTTCAAGTTGTCATACGTGCGTTGCGCATTGTCCAAGACGGCCTTTTTCAGGGCCAGATCGTTCGTTGCGTTGATGATCCACTCTTCGGATGCAGGGCCTTTGAAATTCTCTGTCTCGGGCTTGTATTCGTACCCTCTTGAAGTTTCTACAAGACGAACAGTGTAGTTCGTTTGAGGAACTCTATTCGATGTCTTCAAGAAGTTTAGGTAATTTTCGGCTTTCTTGTATTTATCCTGTGCCTCGCGCAGGTCAATGACAGCTTGGGCAAAATCGGCGCCTCGTGAGTTGACGAGATCATCCATGGCTTTTTGGGCGTTGGCCAGCTCAAGTTTTGCGGCCGCGTAGTTGTTATCGGTCTCGTTGCCCAAACGGATGAGGGGTTCCCCT
Proteins encoded in this window:
- a CDS encoding ATP-binding cassette domain-containing protein, coding for MIDLRDVHKYYKTAIGDYHALKSVDLQINAGEFVSVIGKSGSGKSTLLNMITGIDHPTTGEVYVNGTAVHELNENRMARWRGKNLGIVFQFFQLLPTISVIENIMLPMDFCRTYPMREREKRALSLLEMVELGDHAYKLPTALSGGQQQRVAIARALANDPPVIIADEPTGNLDSKTADSVFELFKNLVSQGKTIIVVTHDSGLAKRTERTALIADGEIVNEYVAKAMSTLSREQLLEATRTAKAQQYEAGSMILAEGTHADAFYIVTKGTVEVILPRKDQSDVIALQLGPGKYFGEMEFFHEKKHRASIRASEAGPVEVLAISYDKLEELLKQSDVTRETLHQFADRREDENVKRREGIL
- a CDS encoding HlyD family efflux transporter periplasmic adaptor subunit, encoding MKNKILILLVVSSLLFTACSTSKSAETGTPEAIPTVIADDTVIAEGRVEPIQYAEIAFNTSGTVGEVMVKEGQAVKAGEPLIRLGNETDNNYAAAKLELANAQKAMDDLVNSRGADFAQAVIDLREAQDKYKKAENYLNFLKTSNRVPQTNYTVRLVETSRGYEYKPETENFKGPASEEWIINATNDLALKKAVLDNAQRTYDNLKDGPNAEQLPVLDARLNAAKASLAAFTVNAPFDGVVAEINAKLGSTISAGQIAVVIADTTNWLAITTDVTEIDVVKLKEGQSVSVTLDALPDVAMKGKILSIGQNYSQNQGDIVYKVTVLLTDTNPAMRWGMTAAVKFEN